A genome region from Schlesneria paludicola DSM 18645 includes the following:
- a CDS encoding PQQ-binding-like beta-propeller repeat protein: MRKLNHCNRPQKAITLPWGLGVSVVWLTLISFVTTPSVMSKDWTRFQDSASAEGSLSSVPLSWSPQKHILWTAAITGYGQSSPVTWGGKVFITSISGPKKEQCHIAAYDLKSGARLWQHDLEAASQAENTNYVSRAAPTPVVDASGVYCFFEGGNLLAISHGGELLWQRDLIKEYGEINSRHGISASLEHLDQRLFVWVERQDEPYILAIEKPTGKNLWKVPGIGSTSWASPRLVPVLSGHHLVLSAVGSVTGLDPQTGTRLWRVEGITGNSSPTPAPAGDGRFLIGATVGRGEADSGKASASNGLVAIKRLDDGTFNADFVWRAKRATCSFGSPLVHRDQAYFVNATGVVFCLDLATGEEKFSSRLAESTWATPFVINDRICFFGKSGTVSVIATGPEFDKVAENQTWEAAPPAAEPERSTAERPPEEKPANPLAAGERRGGGRGAPGAGGGPVLYAAVLTNDRLLIRRGDRLYCIGSDAQ; this comes from the coding sequence ATGAGAAAACTTAACCACTGCAACAGGCCCCAAAAAGCGATCACTTTGCCGTGGGGGCTCGGCGTGTCCGTCGTCTGGCTGACACTGATATCGTTCGTGACAACTCCGTCAGTGATGTCGAAGGACTGGACGCGATTTCAAGACTCCGCCAGCGCGGAGGGATCCCTGTCCTCGGTTCCACTGTCCTGGTCTCCACAGAAACATATCCTCTGGACGGCTGCGATCACGGGCTACGGCCAATCGAGTCCGGTCACTTGGGGCGGCAAGGTCTTCATCACGTCCATTTCAGGACCGAAAAAAGAGCAATGCCATATTGCCGCATACGACCTTAAATCTGGTGCGCGGCTGTGGCAACACGATCTCGAGGCTGCGTCACAGGCGGAAAACACCAACTATGTGAGCCGGGCGGCACCGACACCGGTCGTCGATGCATCTGGCGTTTACTGCTTCTTTGAGGGTGGTAACTTGCTGGCGATTTCACATGGCGGAGAATTGCTGTGGCAACGTGATCTGATCAAAGAATACGGCGAGATTAACTCCCGTCACGGAATCTCCGCTTCGCTGGAACATCTGGATCAGCGGCTTTTTGTCTGGGTCGAGCGACAGGACGAGCCTTACATCCTGGCGATTGAGAAACCAACCGGCAAGAACTTGTGGAAGGTGCCCGGCATCGGTTCCACCAGTTGGGCAAGCCCCCGGCTGGTACCAGTATTGTCAGGACATCATCTGGTGCTGAGCGCGGTGGGGAGTGTGACCGGCCTTGATCCCCAAACAGGCACAAGACTTTGGCGGGTCGAGGGCATCACGGGCAACTCATCCCCGACACCCGCCCCTGCGGGCGACGGGCGTTTTTTGATCGGCGCCACGGTCGGACGCGGCGAAGCCGATTCTGGTAAGGCATCGGCCTCCAATGGCCTGGTTGCGATCAAACGCCTCGACGACGGCACTTTCAACGCCGACTTCGTATGGCGAGCCAAGCGCGCGACCTGCTCGTTCGGATCGCCACTTGTTCACCGTGATCAAGCCTATTTCGTGAATGCAACGGGTGTCGTGTTCTGCCTCGACCTCGCGACGGGCGAAGAGAAATTCTCGAGTCGACTGGCGGAAAGCACCTGGGCGACACCGTTTGTCATTAACGACCGCATCTGTTTCTTCGGAAAGAGTGGAACTGTATCGGTCATCGCGACGGGTCCTGAGTTCGACAAGGTCGCCGAGAATCAAACTTGGGAAGCGGCTCCACCCGCCGCAGAACCGGAACGATCAACTGCCGAGCGGCCCCCAGAGGAGAAACCCGCAAATCCGCTCGCGGCAGGAGAACGTCGGGGCGGCGGACGCGGAGCTCCCGGGGCCGGCGGAGGCCCCGTACTTTATGCCGCCGTTTTGACTAACGACCGCCTACTGATTCGCCGCGGCGATCGACTGTACTGCATCGGCAGCGACGCACAGTAA
- a CDS encoding c-type cytochrome, with translation MSFRVNRFSMLVMSSLALSSVGLSAETTDGKIYTQVPEIAPLAGPSGAPLVPIDAPTAALFKDGPAPSWIWGADDEKKYSLKTTFEGAAKSAWLRATCDNAVTVFVNGKKVATSSDFNAPIQIDLKPHLKSGENVLEAAVENSGGPAGFVAKLAITGTDGKVRYVVTNDSWKAAESRDAKESVAVRVVSKLEDHPGGKGMIAEIPVEAPRDLFNVLPGFQVERLFTVPKDELGSWVSLTTDAKGRLVVSDQGKLGLFRVTPPATGSGEPTKVEPLEIQFDGKLVSSAQGLLFAFDSLYIVVNGGEVPNGLYRCKDTNGDDKFDEVLKLRDIPGGGEHGPHALRLSPDGKSIYMVAGNHTKLPFEIKLNSEPQTMGGIRPQQLRATLPEGATSRLSPNWDEDLLLPRQWDAGGHAVGILAPCGWLAKTDPDGNTWEVISVGYRNQYDFAFNADGEIFVYDSDMEWDMGSPWYLPTRVMHATSGSEFGSRSGTGRWPSYFVDSLPGLLDVGPGSPVGVEFGYGAKFPAKYQRSLFICDWTFGTMYAVHLEPDGASYKATKEEFVSRTPLPLTDVVIGKDGAMYFTVGGRGTQSELYRVTYTGKDSTAPVDVHDVRQSDVRALRRKIEAYHSATVVNPAQAVEFLVPYLGHADRHIRYATRVALERLPLELWQDKVLSSKNADVVITGVVGLARQAEPALQAKLLTALNGIETSKLTETQQFGLLRAYQLTFIRLGRPDDSVVQQLGAKFDALFPTKNNLQNRELANLMVFTESPGTLTKILPLLKAERTVEKQDLGDITSRNKQFGGSIEQMNANAPDLQQYHYAFVLRNLKKGWTLDDRKTYFGWFEKAHSWAGGHSYQKFLTNIDNAAFELMPEAERIVVEAAGARKPYKAPELPKPAGPGKDYTLDELVALSQTSLKGRDFKNGETMYKAARCVVCHRFAGDGGSTGHDLTQAAGRFVFKDLAESIIDPSKVVSDQYKTTVVETKGGKTYTGRIVNATNDSISLLVDPEDSTKVVTVKNDDIEEQHLSPVSLMPKDLLKPLNENEVLDLLAYLLSRGNPRDPMFRK, from the coding sequence ATGTCCTTTCGAGTGAATCGTTTCTCCATGCTCGTCATGTCGAGCCTGGCACTGTCTTCCGTCGGGCTCTCTGCCGAGACGACGGATGGCAAGATCTACACCCAAGTGCCTGAGATTGCACCTCTCGCTGGTCCCTCGGGGGCGCCCCTTGTTCCGATCGACGCCCCAACAGCCGCCTTGTTTAAAGACGGCCCTGCCCCGAGCTGGATTTGGGGAGCCGATGATGAGAAGAAGTACTCGCTGAAAACGACATTCGAAGGTGCAGCAAAGAGTGCCTGGCTGCGAGCGACGTGCGACAACGCCGTGACCGTGTTCGTCAACGGCAAGAAAGTTGCGACGAGCAGTGACTTCAATGCCCCCATTCAGATTGATCTCAAGCCGCACCTGAAATCCGGCGAGAACGTTCTTGAAGCTGCGGTCGAAAACAGTGGTGGTCCCGCTGGATTTGTGGCCAAGCTTGCGATCACGGGCACGGATGGCAAAGTACGGTATGTCGTTACCAACGATTCGTGGAAAGCCGCTGAATCACGCGACGCGAAAGAATCTGTCGCTGTGCGTGTCGTTTCGAAGCTGGAAGATCATCCCGGCGGTAAAGGAATGATTGCGGAGATCCCGGTCGAGGCTCCACGCGATTTGTTCAACGTCCTGCCTGGATTCCAAGTCGAACGCCTGTTCACGGTTCCCAAAGATGAGCTGGGTTCATGGGTCAGCCTGACAACGGACGCGAAAGGTCGCCTGGTTGTCAGTGATCAAGGTAAGTTGGGGCTGTTCCGCGTGACGCCACCCGCGACAGGTAGTGGCGAGCCGACCAAGGTCGAGCCGTTGGAGATTCAATTTGACGGGAAACTGGTGTCGAGTGCCCAGGGTTTGCTGTTTGCATTTGATAGTTTGTACATCGTCGTGAATGGTGGCGAAGTGCCCAATGGTCTCTATCGCTGCAAAGATACCAACGGTGACGACAAGTTCGACGAAGTTCTGAAGCTGCGTGATATTCCGGGTGGCGGCGAGCACGGTCCACACGCCCTGCGCCTGTCACCGGATGGCAAATCGATCTACATGGTTGCCGGAAATCACACAAAGCTGCCGTTCGAGATCAAATTGAACTCAGAACCTCAAACCATGGGTGGCATTCGTCCGCAACAATTGCGGGCCACGCTTCCTGAGGGCGCGACCAGCCGTTTGTCCCCGAATTGGGACGAGGATCTGCTGTTGCCACGTCAATGGGATGCCGGTGGCCATGCGGTCGGAATTCTGGCCCCTTGCGGTTGGCTTGCGAAAACAGACCCGGACGGCAATACGTGGGAAGTCATCTCGGTGGGATATCGAAATCAGTACGATTTCGCCTTCAACGCCGACGGAGAGATCTTTGTCTATGACTCTGACATGGAATGGGATATGGGGTCGCCGTGGTACTTGCCCACGCGCGTGATGCATGCGACGAGCGGCAGTGAGTTCGGTTCGCGTAGCGGAACGGGTCGCTGGCCCAGCTACTTCGTCGATAGCCTGCCAGGTTTGCTTGACGTTGGTCCGGGGTCGCCGGTCGGTGTGGAGTTCGGATATGGCGCAAAGTTCCCCGCCAAATACCAGCGATCACTATTCATCTGCGACTGGACCTTCGGAACCATGTATGCCGTCCATCTGGAACCCGATGGTGCGAGCTATAAGGCCACGAAAGAAGAGTTTGTGTCGCGGACACCTTTGCCACTGACGGATGTCGTGATCGGCAAGGATGGGGCGATGTACTTCACGGTCGGCGGTCGAGGCACTCAGTCAGAACTCTATCGCGTGACCTACACCGGAAAAGACTCAACCGCGCCGGTGGATGTTCATGACGTCCGTCAAAGCGATGTTCGAGCACTTCGCCGGAAGATTGAAGCCTATCACAGTGCGACGGTTGTCAACCCGGCCCAGGCTGTTGAGTTCTTGGTGCCCTACCTGGGGCACGCAGATCGACATATTCGTTATGCAACCCGTGTGGCGCTGGAGCGACTGCCACTGGAATTGTGGCAGGACAAAGTCCTGAGCTCGAAGAATGCAGACGTTGTGATTACGGGCGTCGTGGGATTGGCGCGCCAGGCCGAGCCCGCACTGCAAGCAAAGTTGCTGACCGCGCTCAACGGGATCGAGACGTCGAAGTTGACGGAGACGCAGCAGTTCGGTTTGTTGCGTGCGTACCAGCTCACCTTTATTCGCTTGGGCCGACCTGACGATTCAGTGGTGCAGCAGTTGGGTGCCAAGTTCGACGCACTCTTTCCGACGAAGAACAATCTACAGAATCGTGAACTCGCCAATCTGATGGTGTTCACAGAGTCCCCCGGAACGCTTACGAAGATTCTACCACTGCTTAAGGCAGAACGAACTGTCGAGAAGCAGGACCTGGGCGACATCACTTCGCGTAACAAGCAGTTCGGCGGATCGATCGAGCAGATGAATGCCAACGCGCCGGACCTTCAGCAATACCACTATGCGTTCGTGCTGCGGAATCTGAAGAAAGGCTGGACGCTGGACGATCGCAAGACGTACTTCGGTTGGTTTGAAAAAGCCCATTCCTGGGCTGGTGGTCACAGCTATCAGAAGTTCTTGACGAATATCGATAATGCGGCGTTCGAGCTGATGCCCGAAGCCGAACGAATCGTGGTCGAAGCCGCAGGGGCCCGTAAGCCCTATAAGGCACCCGAACTACCGAAACCCGCGGGGCCCGGCAAGGACTATACGCTGGATGAATTGGTCGCTTTGTCGCAAACCTCGCTAAAGGGGCGTGACTTCAAGAATGGTGAAACGATGTACAAGGCTGCGCGCTGCGTCGTGTGTCATCGCTTCGCCGGTGACGGTGGCTCGACAGGCCATGACTTGACCCAGGCGGCTGGGCGATTCGTGTTCAAGGATCTGGCGGAATCGATTATCGACCCCAGCAAAGTGGTTTCGGATCAGTACAAGACGACCGTTGTGGAAACCAAGGGCGGCAAGACCTACACCGGCCGAATCGTCAACGCGACGAATGATTCGATTAGTTTGCTCGTCGATCCAGAGGATTCCACGAAGGTGGTGACGGTGAAGAACGACGACATCGAAGAGCAGCATCTCTCGCCTGTTTCGTTGATGCCGAAGGATCTGCTGAAGCCGCTGAACGAGAACGAAGTTCTGGATCTGCTGGCGTATCTGTTGTCGCGAGGCAATCCACGCGATCCAATGTTCCGTAAGTGA
- a CDS encoding MFS transporter: MNDSVRLPFRPLFCYSIGNVTLTAIYGYLGAFLLKYYSDHVHLDPAWIGWAFLVRSVVDAAVDPLIGFWSDRSRFSQGRRRPFFLIGSIPAALLFYWMMTPPDGSQFLIFIYLTVTSTLMVCFLSLMGISHLALGFELTTDYDERTRLFGYKNLVENLTTLVATFSVPLALLLSGYSLAGHELSRADCYCLAAAALAVLSVVAALVAYFGTSERPTPSDQQTFRFVDGVVAIIQNRAFLILLGVFVLMTIADRVTSAELFIVLEHFHGLKEEDSLALLVGLFAGALISVWPWVWLAQRYGKDIILRLAIALWPITCIAFVARQWTMVELCAITFGMGVFGTGMITILGAIVPDVLEYDRHHTSQRREGMYVSIGNLVYQIAMGVGFLIAGQTLHAIGYRGESEVSPNLVLGLRVTYAAVPTVLAMGASLALVYFPISKRSYQELVECRESHVSLAPIASTANPEIR; encoded by the coding sequence ATGAACGATTCCGTCCGCCTGCCTTTCCGTCCGCTGTTTTGTTACAGCATCGGAAATGTGACCCTGACTGCGATCTACGGATACCTGGGGGCGTTCCTACTGAAGTACTATTCGGATCACGTGCACCTAGACCCTGCCTGGATCGGGTGGGCCTTTCTCGTTCGAAGTGTTGTGGATGCGGCGGTCGATCCGTTGATTGGCTTCTGGTCAGATCGCAGTCGGTTTTCGCAGGGCCGTCGTCGTCCCTTTTTCCTCATCGGCTCGATTCCAGCGGCCCTCCTGTTCTATTGGATGATGACACCGCCCGACGGTTCTCAGTTCTTGATTTTTATCTATCTCACCGTGACGTCGACGCTAATGGTCTGTTTCCTGTCACTGATGGGAATCTCTCACCTTGCGCTCGGATTTGAACTCACGACGGACTACGACGAGCGGACGAGGCTATTCGGCTACAAAAATCTTGTCGAGAATCTGACGACACTTGTTGCGACGTTCAGCGTGCCGCTGGCACTTCTGTTGAGCGGGTATTCCCTTGCGGGACACGAGTTGTCGCGGGCCGATTGCTATTGTCTAGCCGCCGCGGCACTGGCAGTGCTTTCCGTCGTTGCCGCACTCGTTGCATACTTTGGTACAAGCGAGCGACCGACGCCATCGGATCAGCAGACGTTCCGGTTTGTTGATGGTGTGGTCGCCATTATTCAGAACAGGGCGTTCTTAATTCTCTTGGGCGTATTTGTCCTGATGACCATTGCCGATCGCGTGACGTCGGCCGAATTGTTTATTGTGCTTGAGCACTTTCATGGCCTGAAGGAAGAGGATTCGCTGGCGCTACTGGTTGGGCTATTTGCCGGAGCATTGATCAGCGTGTGGCCGTGGGTCTGGTTGGCACAGCGATACGGAAAGGACATCATCCTGCGACTGGCCATTGCGCTGTGGCCCATCACCTGCATTGCATTTGTCGCGCGTCAGTGGACGATGGTCGAACTGTGTGCGATCACGTTCGGAATGGGAGTGTTCGGGACGGGGATGATCACAATCTTAGGGGCGATCGTGCCCGACGTTCTGGAGTATGACCGTCATCATACGAGCCAGCGCCGCGAAGGAATGTATGTCAGCATCGGAAACCTGGTTTATCAAATCGCGATGGGTGTCGGCTTTCTAATCGCCGGGCAGACATTGCATGCGATTGGATATCGGGGCGAATCAGAGGTATCACCCAATCTCGTGTTGGGACTGCGCGTGACTTATGCGGCCGTTCCGACCGTTCTCGCGATGGGGGCGTCGCTCGCCCTGGTTTATTTTCCAATTTCGAAGCGTTCGTACCAAGAATTGGTGGAGTGCCGTGAATCTCACGTCTCGCTCGCGCCGATTGCGAGCACTGCGAATCCGGAAATCCGTTGA
- a CDS encoding 3-deoxy-D-manno-octulosonic acid transferase, whose product MRFLLDLIYLAAYLLFCLLSLFWSKSYADAVHAFGRNFWGRYCPELDGRPVVWMHAVSVGESLICGPLLKRLRAQRPDLQFVMSVGTSDGFLVASREYSDLFVFKAPADFSWAVARTFEQLRPVALVISENDFWPNMLGETRRREVPLAIFNTRITQREIAEHDWNAWMFRSSLQRTRWWGVVSEGDADWIRRFFRVGSPPLEVTGSLKLDGHLRDSMNPRTEQYRKLFGFGLEDRVLVAGSTHDDEELCLAAIVREIAVDFPRIRLVLVPRLVSRCPEIAAELRKRGFEFVVESQLLARCEVPSLVTLVDSTGNLRDLWGLGEFAFVGGSLAPKGGHNMVEPASYGLAVTFGPSVTDFQRVADELVAAGGAVQVCSRAALSDLIRFWMNCPEEASAVGNRARKFVKSQCDSLETTVRGVLSVFPPPMDSLRPPSSERVEDVGESDATGNVPTNQISEAT is encoded by the coding sequence ATGAGATTTCTTCTCGACCTCATCTACCTTGCGGCGTATCTGTTGTTCTGCCTGCTATCGCTCTTCTGGTCCAAATCTTACGCGGATGCCGTGCACGCGTTTGGGCGAAATTTTTGGGGCCGGTATTGCCCAGAACTGGATGGGCGTCCCGTCGTTTGGATGCATGCGGTAAGCGTCGGAGAATCTTTGATCTGCGGCCCACTTTTAAAACGCCTTCGTGCGCAGCGACCGGACCTTCAGTTCGTGATGTCCGTAGGCACGTCGGATGGGTTTCTGGTGGCATCACGGGAGTATTCGGACCTCTTCGTGTTCAAAGCACCTGCAGATTTTTCATGGGCCGTGGCTCGGACATTTGAGCAGCTTCGACCAGTGGCGTTGGTGATCTCAGAGAATGACTTCTGGCCGAACATGTTGGGCGAAACGCGGCGTCGCGAAGTTCCCTTGGCGATCTTCAACACGCGGATCACACAGCGAGAGATTGCCGAGCATGATTGGAATGCCTGGATGTTTCGTTCGAGTTTGCAACGGACTCGCTGGTGGGGAGTGGTGTCAGAGGGTGACGCGGACTGGATTCGCCGATTCTTCCGCGTGGGCTCGCCGCCACTTGAGGTCACTGGCTCACTCAAGCTGGATGGTCACTTGCGTGATTCGATGAATCCGCGAACCGAGCAGTACCGAAAGTTGTTCGGTTTCGGTCTAGAGGATCGAGTGCTGGTGGCGGGAAGCACTCATGATGACGAGGAATTGTGTCTGGCCGCGATCGTTCGTGAGATCGCTGTTGATTTTCCTAGAATTCGTCTAGTGCTTGTTCCGAGGCTTGTTTCTCGCTGCCCCGAGATTGCTGCAGAACTTCGGAAGCGGGGCTTTGAGTTCGTCGTCGAGAGTCAGTTGTTGGCACGGTGCGAGGTACCCTCTCTTGTAACACTGGTCGACTCGACCGGGAATTTGCGTGACCTCTGGGGGCTTGGCGAGTTTGCGTTTGTCGGTGGCAGCCTGGCTCCCAAGGGGGGGCATAATATGGTGGAACCTGCCAGCTACGGGCTTGCTGTCACGTTTGGCCCGTCAGTGACGGATTTTCAACGAGTCGCCGACGAACTTGTCGCGGCAGGCGGCGCGGTGCAGGTTTGCTCGCGCGCGGCATTGTCAGATCTGATTCGATTTTGGATGAATTGTCCTGAAGAGGCCTCTGCTGTGGGAAATCGTGCAAGGAAGTTTGTGAAATCGCAGTGTGACTCGTTGGAGACCACAGTGCGCGGGGTGTTGTCCGTATTTCCACCACCAATGGATTCGCTGCGCCCTCCGAGCAGTGAGCGCGTCGAAGATGTAGGTGAGTCCGACGCGACGGGCAATGTGCCGACAAATCAGATCTCGGAGGCGACATGA
- a CDS encoding glycosyltransferase, protein MRPLMSVVITAHNEGNEVSRTIESIRANSSSSPEIILVDDASTDGCCDELVQDEALRIIRRPTRVGVANSRVEATRLARGAVIAYFDAHQRVETDCLEKCAKVALENSAIVTPDILDFDGQIRMHGAYAVICRQQRYMTAEWKHRVPSGGLGRVSALRAPTYLIPRRVYSRVEWSRQLRGWGGSEGAVSLKAFFAGVPILHLCGPLVFHQFKPKFHYDVDWPEIWRNQAINTRICFDERSWYDYWLPVVFEAHIDEAVRMELESDVIRAEHLEFSKLKVRRDDEFWTSLVFQSIPIQLN, encoded by the coding sequence ATGCGACCCTTGATGAGCGTCGTGATCACTGCACATAACGAAGGCAATGAGGTTTCGCGGACGATCGAGTCGATTCGCGCAAACTCGTCCTCGTCACCTGAGATTATACTGGTTGATGATGCGTCAACCGATGGTTGTTGCGACGAGTTGGTTCAGGACGAAGCATTGCGAATCATCCGTCGGCCAACTCGGGTCGGTGTTGCCAATTCGAGAGTCGAGGCCACCCGTCTGGCGCGAGGGGCTGTCATTGCGTATTTTGACGCGCACCAGCGGGTCGAAACAGATTGCCTCGAGAAATGTGCGAAGGTGGCGTTGGAAAACAGCGCGATTGTCACTCCTGACATTCTGGATTTCGACGGACAAATCCGAATGCATGGGGCCTACGCGGTGATTTGTCGCCAGCAGCGCTACATGACTGCCGAATGGAAGCATCGCGTTCCATCAGGAGGGCTCGGACGCGTTTCAGCCTTGCGCGCACCGACCTACCTGATTCCGCGTCGCGTGTATTCTCGAGTGGAATGGAGTCGCCAGCTACGGGGGTGGGGCGGGTCTGAGGGTGCAGTTTCGCTCAAAGCTTTTTTTGCTGGGGTTCCGATTCTGCATCTGTGCGGACCGTTGGTATTTCATCAATTCAAGCCAAAATTCCACTATGATGTCGATTGGCCTGAAATCTGGCGGAATCAAGCGATCAATACACGAATCTGCTTCGATGAAAGGTCGTGGTATGACTATTGGCTGCCCGTCGTCTTTGAGGCGCACATTGACGAAGCGGTGCGAATGGAACTCGAATCCGACGTGATTCGTGCGGAGCACCTGGAATTCTCAAAACTCAAAGTCCGTCGCGATGACGAGTTTTGGACATCGCTGGTTTTTCAGAGCATCCCCATTCAACTAAATTGA